The Zingiber officinale cultivar Zhangliang chromosome 9A, Zo_v1.1, whole genome shotgun sequence genome window below encodes:
- the LOC122020536 gene encoding translocon-associated protein subunit alpha-like yields the protein MVIRVCAVLLALLLVGAPLLQVRCQSDEDFAATEVIEGSDIGIVGDDTHVFSDVGPAPGVDTVCVFPKNAGKLVPAGEEAELLVGLHNDVESPLNVVAIHASLHLPFDHRMLVQNLTVQEFYNASVPVSAQATFPYLFAVSKYLQPGSFDLVARIDYEIDQQPYQNVFYNGTIEVVEAGGFLTIESVFLVTLGVALLVFLGLWAYGQIQQFSKKPKRSTKVEVGTKATEADMDEWLKGTAYAQSLSSKSKKKK from the exons ATGGTGATAAGGGTTTGCGCCGTCCTACTCGCGCTTCTACTCGTAGGGGCCCCTCTCCTTCAAG TTCGATGCCAGTCAGATGAAGATTTTGCTGCAACTGAAGTTATTGAAGGAAGTGATATTGGGATAGTTGGTGATGATACCCACGTTTTTAGTGATGTTGGTCCAGCTCCTGGAGTGGATACTGTTTGTGTATTTCCAAAGAATGCTGGCAAAT TAGTACCAGCTGGAGAAGAAGCTGAGTTATTGGTTGGTTTACATAATGATG TTGAATCACCACTTAATGTGGTTGCTATACATGCTAGCCTTCATCTTCCATTTGATCATCGGATGTTGGTGCAGAATCTAACTGTGCAG GAATTTTATAATGCCTCAGTGCCTGTTTCTGCTCAAGCTACCTTCCCTTATTTGTTTGCTGTTAGCAAATACCTACAG CCTGGTTCTTTTGACTTGGTGGCAAGGATAGACTATGAGATTGATCAGCAGCCATATCAGAATGTTTTCTATAATGGTACGATTGAAGTTGTCGAAGCTGGAGGATTTTTAACCATCGAGTCGGTTTTCCTTGTGACCCTTGGAGTCGCTCTTCTCGTCTTTCTAGGATTGTGGGCATATGGTCAAATTCAACAGTTCTCAAAG AAACCAAAGAGATCGACCAAGGTAGAAGTGGGTACTAAAGCCACGGAAGCGGATATGGATGAGTGGTTGAAG GGAACTGCTTATGCTCAATCACTGTCAAGCAAGTCAAAGAAAAAGAAGTAG
- the LOC122020840 gene encoding FCS-Like Zinc finger 2-like — MSSLRFFGDNPAAHLRHHFLDACFLCKKPIARNEDIFMYRGDTPFCSRECRWEQMDMDEALENDRVNSLPLSTSSLPMKRKPTLIGVPSNCEEKNCFRADATAVVAG, encoded by the exons ATGTCGTCCCTTAGGTTCTTCGGCGACAACCCCGCCGCCCACCTGCGCCACCACTTCCTCGACGCCTGCTTCCTCTGCAAGAAGCCCATCGCCCGGAACGAGGACATCTTCATGTACAG AGGGGACACTCCTTTCTGCAGCAGGGAGTGCCGGTGGGAGCAGATGGACATGGACGAAGCTCTCGAGAACGATCGAGTGAACTCGTTGCCATTGTCGACGTCGTCGCTGCCTATGAAAAGGAAGCCGACCTTGATCGGTGTTCCTTCTAACTGTGAGGAGAAGAACTGCTTCAGGGCCGATGCTACTGCAGTTGTCGCTGGCTAA
- the LOC122020737 gene encoding FCS-Like Zinc finger 2-like — translation MSSLRFFGDNPAARRRHHFLDACFLCKKPIARNEDIFMYRGDTPFCSRECRWEQMDMDEALENDRVNSLPLSTSSLPMKRKPTLIGVPSNCEEKNCFRADATAVVAG, via the exons ATGTCGTCCCTTAGGTTCTTCGGCGACAACCCCGCCGCCCGCCGGCGCCACCACTTCCTCGACGCCTGCTTCCTCTGCAAGAAGCCCATCGCCCGGAACGAGGACATCTTCATGTACAG AGGGGACACTCCTTTCTGCAGCAGGGAGTGCCGGTGGGAGCAGATGGACATGGACGAAGCTCTCGAGAACGATCGAGTGAACTCGTTGCCATTGTCGACGTCGTCGCTGCCTATGAAAAGGAAGCCGACCTTGATCGGTGTTCCTTCTAACTGTGAGGAGAAGAACTGCTTCAGGGCCGATGCTACTGCAGTTGTCGCTGGCTAA
- the LOC122019082 gene encoding uncharacterized protein LOC122019082, with amino-acid sequence MWIREHLYFNGFSKNYLNWIWHGEAAENDRLNLSVNQEPTDNCHDDFEIVNLCEAAYDNHTENPEAFMKFLEEAEKPLYKGCKRYTKLSALVKLYNTKARHGMSDALFSDLLADFGDMLPDNHNLPSSIYEAKKTLSCLALSHEKIHACSNDCTLYRKQYKDCVSCPKCGLSRWKLTKKNVEKKGVPAKVVWYFPPIPRSDGINPHNNLSSRYSCWPIMLATYNLPPDMCMKRKFIMLTMLISGPKQPGNDIDVYLEVLVDDLQLLWEGVDGVYDAYRREVFTLKAVLLWTINDFPAYGNLSGCTTHGYYACPICGEDTYAKHLQNGKKMSFAGHRRFLPRFHPYRRQIKEFNGMEELGEAGRPLSGIKLFDKLSDITCEFGKKTSGKTKDNVAARLDMVQMGIRPQLAPKIGEKRTYLPPAACSFTKNERLQVCRSLMDIKVPEGFSSNMKNLVCMDEIKLSSLKSHDSHVIMQHFLPIVIRNSLPKYVRYAIIRLCFFFKDICCKIIDVAKLDKLQSDLIVTLCLLEQYFPPSFFDIMLHLTVHLVREVQLCGPVYFRWMYPFERCMKVLKSYVDSRKYPEGCIVRRYAAEEAVEFCSEYLNDLDLVGVPKSLRDPNTSIPGFSPSNSSIIVQQIDLQQAHLTVLENTEEISLYIIEHKSFLKTMFPKKQKDARWIQDAHNKRFIDWFRAKVAAEIDIEMVE; translated from the exons ATGTGGATTCGGGAGCATCTTTACTTCAATGGTTTcagtaaaaattatttgaattggattTGGCATGGCGAGGCTGCGGAGaatgatagattaaatttgagTGTCAACCAAGAGCCAACTGATAATTGTCATGATGATTTTGAAATTGTTAATTTGTGTGAGGCAGCGTATGATAACCATACAGAAAATCCAGAAGCATTTATGAAGTTTTTGGAGGAAGCAGAGAAGCCACTATATAAGGGATGCAAACGTTACACAAAGTTGAGTGCACTTGTAAAATTATACAATACCAAAGCAAGGCATGGGAtgagtgatgctctattttcagATCTACTAGCAGATTTTGGGGACATGCTGCCAGATAACCACAATCTGCCATCATCAATTTATGAAGCAAAGAAGACGTTGAGTTGTTTGGCTTTGAGTCATGAAAAGATTCATGCTTGTTCCAATGATTGCACCCTTTATAGGAAACAATATAAAGACTGCGTAAGCTGCCCGAAATGTGGCTTATCAAGATGGAAGCTAACCAAGAAAAATGTTGAGAAGAAAGGTGTTCCTGCCAAAGTGGTTTGGTATTTCCCTCCCATACCAAGAT CCGATGGAATTAATCCTCACAACAATCTTAGTAGTCGCTACAGCTGCTGGCCAATCATGCTGGCCACATATAATTTGCCTCCAGACATGTGCATGAAAAGGAAATTCATCATGCTAACGATGCTCATTTCAGGGCCGAAACAGCCTGGAAACGATATCGACGTCTATCTTGAGGTTCTGGTTGATGATTTGCAGCTGTTGtgggaaggagttgatggagtTTATGATGCTTATCGAAGGGAGGTTTTCACTCTTAAAGCAGTTCTTTTATGGACCATCAACGACTTTCCTGCATATGGTAACCTTAGTGGATGTACTACACATGGTTATTACGCATGCCCAATATGTGGTGAGGATACTTATGCAAAGCACTTACAAAATGGGAAGAAAATGTCATTTGCTGGGCATAGACGATTCCTACCACGATTTCATCCATATCGGAGGCAAATAAAGGAGTTTAATGGCATGGAGGAACTTGGTGAAGCAGGTAGGCCATTATCTGGAATTAAGTTGTTTGACAAGCTTTCAGACATAACATGTGAGTTTGGAAAGAAAACAAGT GGAAAAACCAAGGACAATGTGGCAGCTAGGTTGGACATGGTTCAGATGGGAATTAGGCCTCAATTGGCTCCTAAAATTGGTGAGAAAAGAACATATCTACCTCCTGCAGCATGTTCATTCACAAAAAATGAGAGATTACAAGTATGTAGGTCATTAATGGATATAAAAGTTCCGGAAGGTTTCTCATCAAACATGAAGAATCTTGTCTGCATGGATGAGATAAAGCTGAGTAGCTTGAAATCACATGATTCTCATGTTATAATGCAGCACTTCCTGCCAATAGTCATACGTAATTCTCTGCCAAAATATGTTAGATATGCTATCATAAGATTATGCTTCTTCTTCAAAGATATTTGTTGCAAGATTATCGATGTAGCCAAGTTAGATAAGCTGCAATCTGACTTGATCGTTACACTCTGCTTATTGGAGCAGTATTTCCCCCCTTCTTTCTTCGATATTATGCTCCACTTAACAGTTCATCTTGTTCGTGAAGTCCAATTATGTGGACCAGTCTACTTCAGatggatgtacccatttgaaagatgcaTGAAGGTGTTGAAAAGTTACGTAGACAGTCGAAAATATCCGGAAGGTTgcattgttcggagatatgcagcAGAAGAAGCAgttgaattttgttcagaatatCTCAATGACCTTGATCTTGTTGGGGTCCCTAAATCACTACGTGACCCAAACACAAGCATTCCTGGATTCTCACCAAGCAATTCATCAATCATCGTCCAACAAATTGATCTCCAACAAGCACACTTGACTGTTCTAGAAAATACAGAAGAAATATCTCTATACATTAT TGAACACAAATCCTTCTTGAAGACAATGTTTCCCAAGAAACAGAAAGATGCAAGGTGGATACAAGATGCTCATAATAAAAGGTTCATTGACTGGTTTCGTGCAAAG GTCGCTGCTGAAATCGATATTGAAATGGTGGAATGA
- the LOC122021359 gene encoding FCS-Like Zinc finger 2-like gives MSSLRFFRDNPAARLPHHFLDACFLCKMPIARNEDIFMYRGDTPFCSRECRWEQMDMDEALENDRVNSLPLSTSSLPMKRKPTLIGVPSNCEEKNCFRADATAVVAG, from the exons ATGTCGTCCCTTAGGTTCTTCCGCGACAACCCCGCCGCCCGCCTGCCCCACCACTTCCTCGACGCCTGCTTCCTCTGCAAGATGCCCATCGCCCGGAACGAGGACATTTTCATGTACAG AGGGGACACTCCTTTCTGCAGCAGGGAGTGCCGGTGGGAGCAGATGGACATGGACGAAGCTCTCGAGAACGATCGAGTGAACTCGTTGCCATTGTCGACGTCGTCGTTGCCTATGAAAAGGAAGCCGACCTTGATCGGTGTTCCTTCTAACTGTGAGGAGAAGAACTGCTTCAGGGCCGATGCTACTGCAGTTGTCGCTGGCTAA